A genomic region of Metopolophium dirhodum isolate CAU chromosome 1, ASM1992520v1, whole genome shotgun sequence contains the following coding sequences:
- the LOC132942541 gene encoding protein FAM200C-like has translation MAPPKIRTYIDDYVKFGFTFIEKDGVQKPQCVICHVVLSNDALRPSRLERHLTTAHPMLKGKPKEFFVAKKNSLSKMKIDHTGEFQQNNEKIIEASYHIAFMVAQQKKPHTLGETLIKPSILKAVEIVLGEESKRKIAQLSLSDNTVKRRIYSVQNKKPRRRRPVFVGGGQATPIVLPTKSTTCSPARPTTRDAAGGRCSHVRAFPLNFK, from the coding sequence ATGGCTCCTCCGAAAATAAGAACGTATATCGATGATTATGTCAAATTTGGTTTTACGTTCATTGAAAAAGATGGTGTCCAAAAGCCTCAGTGTGTTATTTGTCACGTTGTATTAAGTAACGATGCCCTCCGACCTAGTCGACTAGAACGACATTTAACCACAGCTCATCCGATGCTAAAAGGAAAACCTAAAGAGTTTTTTgttgctaaaaaaaattctttaagtaaaatgaaaattgaccATACCGGTGAGTTTCAAcagaataatgaaaaaattattgaagCTTCATATCACATCGCCTTCATGGTGGCTCAGCAAAAGAAACCCCATACCTTGGGTGAAACATTAATTAAACCTAGCATACTTAAAGCTGTTGAAATAGTACTTGGTGAAGAAAGCAAAAGGAAAATAGCTCAATTATCTCTTTCAGATAATACAGTGAAACGACGtatatactctgttcaaaataagaaacCTAGAcggcggcgaccagttttcgtcGGCGGCGGTCAGGCTACGCCCATTGTTCTCCCCACCAAATCAACCACCTGCTCACCAGCTCGGCCGACTACGCGCGACGCAGCTGGTGGCAGGTGTTCGCATGTACGCGCCTTTCCGttgaatttcaaataa
- the LOC132936164 gene encoding zinc finger MYM-type protein 1-like: MILKRVKEAECYSILADETMDIAGIKQLSICLKYVTYENNQTVIKEDFVGFISLEKLDSESITNKIISSLQEWGLDLNKLVGQGYDGASTMAGHVGGVQKRIRDKYKKAVFVHCASHRLNLVLNELNSVPCVRNTIGIIKETINFFKESSLRRIVAPSLTKLCVTRWSESHKALRKYYENFLLIVEALEYLKVNGNKDTSLKATCHLNSVTTSQFIVCLRIIAKYSATIEPITNSLQGINCDLFSANKHIKDLIKYISDDRANNEEMFLILMKDINMYLNELGITLMTPRVSSKQTLRNNPPSSGPEDYYRKSIYIPYLDSLITSLNERFPEDNSKYEIISVHPKYLKQTKKEEFIIQLQNLKSFYGEFIENIEEEGLVWYNMWKEKNDDNMDFLKLLDEVTFLPSIKKCLLIAATLPSTTCSVERSFSSLKRLKTWLRSTVTENRLNGLALMNIYKTYVQAQKSNIIEETIKLFAMEPRRMQFLFNDN; this comes from the exons atgattttaaaacgtGTCAAGGAAGCTGAATGTTATTCAATATTAGCAGATGAAACAATGGATATAGCGggaataaaacaattatcaatatgtttaaaatatgtgaCTTATGAAAACAACCAAACAGTTATAAAAGAAGACTTTGTTGGCTTTATTTCATTGGAAAAATTGGACTCAGAAagtataacaaacaaaattatttctaGTTTACAAGAATGGGGTTTGGACCTAAATAAATTGGTAGGACAAGGATATGATGGTGCTAGCACAATGGCTGGACATGTCGGTGGTGTACAAAAAAGAATAAGAGACAAGTATAAGAAAGCAGTTTTTGTCCATTGTGCTAGTCATAGATTAAACTTGGTTTTAAACGAACTGAACTCAGTTCCATGTGTTCGGAATACAATTGGTATTATTAAAGAaactataaacttttttaaagaAAGTTCATTGCGTCGAATAGTTGCTCCAAGTCTTACGAAATTGTGTGTTACTAGGTGGTCGGAGTCACATAAGgcattaagaaaatattatgaaaatttccTGTTGATAGTGGAAGCACTAGAGTATCTCAAAGTAAATGGGAATAAAGATACATCATTGAAAGCTACATGTCATTTAAATTCTGTTACCACATCTCAATTTATTGTGTGCCTTAGGATAATTGCTAAATACTCTGCAACTATAGAACCTATAACTAATTCTTTACAGGGAATAAATTGTGATTTATTTAGtgcaaataaacatattaaagaccttattaaatatatcagtGATGACAGAGCTAATAACGAAGAAATGtttctaattttaatgaaagatattaatatgtacttaaaTGAACTTGGTATTACATTAATGACTCCAAGAGTATCCTCAAAACAAACTTTAAGAAATAACCCCCCTTCGTCAGGTCCAGAAGATTACTACAGAAAATCtatttatataccatatttaGATTCACTGATCACATCTTTAAATGAAAGGTTCCCAGAggataattcaaaatatgagATCATTTCAGTTCATCCTAAGtacttaaaacaaacaaaaaaagaagAATTTATCATACAACTccaaaatctaaaatcatttTATGGAGAATTCATTGAGAATATTGAAGAAGAAGGCCTAGTATGGTACAATATgtggaaagaaaaaaatgatgaCAATATGGATTTTCTGAAGTTATTAGATGAAGTCACATTTCTaccttcaataaaaaaatgtcttttaatAGCAGCTACACTTCCATCTACTACATGTAGCGTTGAAAGGTCTTTTAG CTCGCTTAAAAGACTTAAAACATGGCTTCGTAGTACTGTTACTGAGAATCGCTTAAATGGCTTGGCATTGATGAATATCTACAAAACTTATGTACAAGCTCAAAAATCCAACATTATAGAGGAAACGATAAAATTATTTGCCATGGAGCCTAGGCGcatgcaatttttatttaatgacaattaa
- the LOC132942530 gene encoding SCAN domain-containing protein 3-like codes for MFERLYELKSEVEIMLLQLGKDNLRENFTDENFTFYFAYLVDIFETINNLNLKLQGRNTNIITAKDSINSFLEKIQLWKRRVNKETPNFSSFRRLNELISDEEKSICLAGLKSIVIDHLDCLTDEFMRYFPDFSNESWKYTLTSCPFSANVDTLPDTFQEQAIELKNDSRAKIDFNSGSSLEEFWVKYQPIYPEISNEALQVLVQFSSTYLCESGFSSLAIIKTKHRNRLDVESDLRCSLSNIEPNFKKLSKEKCCQPSH; via the coding sequence ATGTTTGAACGTTTGTACGAATTAAAATCTGAAGTTGAAATTATGCTTTTACAATTAGGAAAAGACAATCTTCGTGAGAATTTTACCGATGAAAACTTCACATTCTACTTTGCGTACCTAGtagatatttttgaaactattaaTAACCTAAATCTCAAATTACAAGGGAggaatacgaatattataaccGCCAAAGATTCTATAAACTCATTTCTAGAAAAGATACAGCTGTGGAAACGCCGAGTAAACAAAGAGACTCCTAATTTTTCGTCTTTCCGTCGATTGAACGAACTTATCTCTGATGAGGAAAAATCTATTTGTCTTGCTGGATTGAAAAGTATAGTGATTGATCATCTTGACTGTTTGACTGATGAATTCATGCGATATTTTCCGGATTTTTCTAACGAAAGTTGGAAATATACGCTAACAAGTTGTCCATTCAGTGCTAACGTAGACACATTGCCGGATACATTTCAAGAACAGGCAATCGAGCTGAAGAACGATTCACGcgcaaaaattgattttaacagTGGCAGCTCTTTGGAAGAGTTTTGGGTAAAATACCAACCCATTTATCCTGAAATTTCAAATGAAGCCTTACAAGTCCTTGTACAATTTTCATCGACTTATTTATGTGAATCTGGGTTCTCCAGCTTGGCCATTATAAAAACCAAACATAGAAATCGCTTGGATGTCGAATCTGACTTGAGGTGTTCTTTATCAAACATCGAGCCGAACTTTAAAAAATTGTCCAAAGAAAAGTGTTGTCAGCCTTcacattaa
- the LOC132942539 gene encoding uncharacterized protein LOC132942539 has translation MSEHSENRNLVEPDEVISPIRKNPKGKYVHSRQKSIIVNMYKDTLMKTPDITCSDMYNNLSKATGIGYDTIMKTIVEYKQKNTVTSPNTKRVKTSLFNKIDDLDRNGLRQKVHSIWLRRELPTIDKILFEVNEDPSLPNFKRTTLYNIIKKLDFVFTKRKRCSVLTEREDLIVWRRKYLYDIRKYRNEGRSIYYLDETWLNAGDCVDRVWIDKTVRSKHDAFNKGLTTGPTNPTGKGKRLIVLHIGSDKGFLEGGLLCFESKKNSTDYHDEMNGDNFKEWFQSILPRLDPRSIIVMDNAPYHSVQTEKYPTSSARKSVILEWLNAKGVTFDRPMLKPELLAKLRELKPREKSYVIDNLASNAGHTVLRLPPYHCEFNPIELAWAMVKGYVKRENTTFKADDVRRLLNTAIDRVTPENWQNFIKHVIDEENKIWKVDDIMDEIIDGMEPCVLTITGDTSNDSSD, from the exons ATGAGTGAGCACAGTGAAAACCGCAATCTTGTTGAACCAGACGAAGTTATTTCTCCAATAAGAAAAAATCCAAAAGGAAAA tATGTACACAGTCGACAAAAGAGTATCATTGTTAATATGTACAAAGATACTCTGATGAAAACTCCAGATATTACATGCAGTGATATGTATAACAATCTGTCAAAAGCCACGGGTATAGGTTATGATACAATAATGAAAACTATCGTCGAGTATAAGCAAAAGAACACTGTGACTTCTCCAAACACAAAGCGAGTAAAAACATCGCTTTTTAATAAGATCGATGATTTGGACCGCAATGGACTTCGGCAAAAGGTCCATTCAATTTGGTTGCGTCGTGAACTCCCTACAATCGACAAAATTTTGTTTGAAGTTAACGAAGATCCGTCGCTCCCTAACTTCAAGCGTACTACTTTGTACAACATTATAAAGAAATTGGATTTTGTGTTTACAAAGAGGAAAAGGTGCAGTGTCTTGACAGAGAGAGAAGACTTGATTGTTTGGCGCCgcaaatatttatatgacatcCGCAAGTATCGAAACGAAGGTCGATCGATTTACTATTTGGATGAGACGTGGTTGAACGCAGGTGATTGTGTAGACCGGGTGTGGATAGATAAAACGGTACGGTCCAAACACGATGCATTCAACAAGGGTCTAACAACCGGGCCGACAAACCCAACTGGTAAGGGGAAACGGTTGATTGTGTTACACATCGGTTCAGACAAAGGATTCCTCGAGGGTGGGCTGTTATGTTTCGAGTCCAAAAAGAATAGCACTGACTACCACGATGAAATGAACGGCGATAATTTCAAAGAGTGGTTTCAGTCTATTCTTCCTCGACTTGATCCTCGTTCTATTATTGTTATGGACAACGCACCCTACCATTCAGTCCAAACCGAAAAATATCCTACTTCAAGTGCAAGAAAATCCGTAATATTGGAGTGGCTTAATGCGAAAGGAGTTACTTTCGACAGGCCGATGTTAAAGCCTGAACTTTTAGCTAAGCTGCGGGAGTTAAAACCACGCGAGAAATCGTATGTTATCGACAACTTGGCTAGCAACGCAGGGCACACCGTTCTCCGATTACCACCGTACCACTGCGAATTCAATCCAATTGAACTAGCGTGGGCGATGGTAAAAGGCTACGTCAAACGGGAGAACACAACATTTAAGGCTGACGACGTCCGCCGACTTCTCAACACGGCAATTGACAGAGTTACACCAGAAAATTGGCAAAATTTTATCAAGCACGTGATTGATGAAGAAAACAAGATTTGGAAAGTTGACGACATCATGGACGAGATTATTGATGGAATGGAACCATGTGTGCTAACCATTACAGGAGACACATCGAATGACTCTTCtgactaa